From Glycine max cultivar Williams 82 chromosome 11, Glycine_max_v4.0, whole genome shotgun sequence, the proteins below share one genomic window:
- the LOC100797437 gene encoding uncharacterized protein: MTLFEEEVEDEDMDKWIVWFDDASNTLGHGVGAVLVTPNDQCIPFTTRLGFDCTNNMVEYEVCALGIQAAIDFKVKLFKVYGDSALVIHQLRGEWETKDHKLIPYKAYIQKLIEYFNDVSFHHIPREENQMVDALATLVSMFQLTPHGDLLYIKFKCHGKPAHCFLIEEEQDGKPWYFDIKQYIEDKEYPWEASDNDKRTLRRLAAGFFLSGNILYKRNHDMVLL, translated from the coding sequence atgaccttgttcgaggaggaggtggaggaTGAGGATATGGACAAATGGATTGTCTGGTTCGACGATGCGTCCAACACACTAGGCCATGGAGTTGGGGCGGTATTGGTTACCCCCAACGATCAATGTATACCCTTCACGACTAGATTGGGCTTTGACTGCACAAACAACATGGTTGAGTATGAGGTGTGTGCCCTTGGGATCCAAGCGGCAATTGACTTCAAGGTCAAGTTGTTCAAGGTATATGGGGACTCAGCCTTAGTAATCCACCAATTGAGGGGAGAATGGGAGACCAAGGATCATAAGTTGATACCCTACAAGGCCTACATCCAAAAACTGATAGAATACTTCAATGACGTATCCTTTCACCACATCCCCAGAGAGGAGAATCAGATGGTTGATGCCCTTGCGACTCTGGTGTCCATGTTCCAATTGACCCCACATGGGGATTTGTTGtacatcaaattcaaatgtCACGGCAAGCCTGCACATTGTTTCTTGATAGAAGAGGAGCAAGATGGTAAACCTTGGTACTTCGATATCAAGCAATATATCGAAGACAAGGAATACCCATGGGAGgcttctgacaatgacaagagaACATTGCGAAGGTTGGCAGCTGGCTTCTTCCTGAGTGGGAATATCCTGTACAAGAGGAACCATGATATGGTTTTGCTCTGA